The window TGCATTAAACCATCATTGGTGTAACTTGTTTCTCCTAAAAAGATCACCATGCAAAAGTTCATGACCGTATTACTGACAGGTGTATTGGCTTTCAGCAGCCTCACCATGTGTGCCCAAACCGATAAATCCAAGCGTCCTAGTCCGCCAGCTCAGGCAACAGCCACTTTAGCCAGCGGCGCAACCATCACAATTGATTATAGTCAGCCAGCCGTGAAAGGCCGTACTGTAGGCAAAGACCTGGAACCCAAGCAAGGCGAAGTATGGCGTACAGGAGCGAATGAAGCTACCTGGATTGAATTCAGCAAGGATGTAACTGTAGAAGGCAAAGCGGTAAAAGCTGGTAAATATGGTTTATTCAGTATCTGGAATGGTAATAACTGGACAGTTATCCTGAATAAAAAATGGAATCAGTGGGGTGCTTATGAGTACAAGCCTGCAGAGGATGTATTACGCGTAGATGTACCCGTGAAGAAAGGCACATTTAGCGAAAGACTCACTTTCAAGGCCAATAATAACGGCACCATCACCCTCAACTGGGCTGATTTGCAATTTGACCTGAACGTAAAATAATCTTACTCCTTAAATAGTCGGTAAAAAGGGCCTTCGGGCCCTTTTTTATTAGAACAAAAAGCCTCATTTATTGTAATTATGCAATCCGATTATGGTACAGGCATATAACTTTTTAGCCAGCTGGCAATTATTTCCCGAGAAATGCAATTTTGAGAAAGGCATTGCACCCAAGAGTGGTAATTACCGCATTGAGAGTGTAGAGAACGGACATGCACTAAGCGTGAGCATGAACTGGGTGAGCATCGAAAATGAAGCTTTCTATACACAATACACAGTGAAGCCCGATGGTGCTTTGCATCCTTTCGAGAATCAGGATATGGCTGATACCATTCAATCAGAAATTTTGAATGCCTCAACCCTGTTGATGCGTTTCATCAAAGAAGAAAAAGCCATTCTGGAAGTAAGACATGAAATCATGCCTAATGGTTATCTGAAAGTGAGTCATCAAGGTGTAAAAGAAGATGGCAGTAATTTTCTGAATACTGAAATCTACCATAAGCAGCTGAGTGTGCTACCCTATGCCTCCTCAGTAGGCAGTGTGGCCATACGCCCAACCAAAGAGGGCATGATCAAGCACAAAGCCCTAACAGCAATGGAAGAGCAAACCAATATGCAGCTCGACCAGATTCGTCAGCAAATTGAGTTACTCGCCAAGCAAGCACAAGAAATCCGTAAGCGTAAGGAATTGAGCCTCATGATTTATGAAGCCACACTACGCTTCAAGCCACAAATCGGTCATACCTATCATTTGTACGAAAAGCATGATGGCACACACATGCTTTCGTTGGTGGCACCAAATGAATGGGGCGGCGCTGGTCCTTTCAAACAGTTTATTGCAACGGTGCAATTGCTAGCCGATCATACCTGGAAAGAAATCCTGAACTAACCTTAAAATTTTGACCGGTTCTAGGAGATTTTTGGGGAATTGCCGAACTTAAAGCAAACCTTCACCCCAAAACTCAATACTATGCTGGAAGAATTACTCGGTAACCTCAATTGGTTACACCTGCTGGTTGCAGCCATTGCCTATTTTGCCATAGGCGCTATTTGGTACAGTCCGGTCTTGTTTTCTAATGCATGGGCAAAAGCCGTTGGTCTCAAAATGGATGATCCGGAGCTGAAAAAAACCTTTCCCATTGCCATGATTGGCAGTTTCTTGATGATGTTTATTACTGTTGTTGCACTCGGTATTATTCAACAGAAAATACCGGCTGTTGGTGTTAGTGGTGCATTAAAAGTAGGGCTCTTCTTCGGGCTTTGCTTTAGCTCTATGGCAGTAGGCATTTCTTACATCTATCAGCGCAAACCATTGGTACTCTATTTAATCGATTGCGGATATCACGTGATAGGCTGCATTGTCTCGAGTATCATCATCGTATTATGGCCTTAGTAAAAACCCCCGCAATACTGCGGGGGTTTTGTTTATTTGTAGAAAGATTGTTTATGGTAGTAGATCATCTTGCACAGGTCGATATGTACAAAGCTTTACATCCCGGCATAGCGAAAGCATTGGATTATTTACGGAATACAGATTTTACAAAAATGGCATTGGGTAGATATGAGATTGATGGAGATAAGCTTATTGCCATTGTGAATGAATATGCAACTGTTGATGCTGCTACAGAACAAATGGAAGCACATAGAAAATACATTGATGTGCAATACATCGTATCAGGTACTGAGCAAATGGGGATTGCCGCATTTCGCACACAAACCATCAGCAAAGAATACGATGCAGAAAAGGATTATTTACTCGTAGCTGATGCACCTGATTATTTCATTCGCGTTAATCCAGGCATGTTCACCATTTTCTTTCCTACTGATTTGCACATGCCTAACTTAATCGACAAAGAATCGACTACTGTAAGGAAGGTTGTGATGAAGGTTGCAGTTTGATTATTTCAGTACCCCATGTAAGCTGCCACCTTTCGCAAATATTGTATCAATACGCTTTTCTACAGCAGGATCTTTTTCTACCGGAGGCGCATGATGTGGTTTGATACGCGCATCAATCACCAATGGACCATCACAACCCCAATGCTTGTGTGCTGTAAACGGATTAATGCCATAGATATCATGCGATGGATTGCATCTGGTATAAGTAACCCACAAATAGTTATTCAGCTTAGCCGCTACAAAATCAGGATCATCAACCAAGACAATCATTGCCACACCTTTGAGTGCTTCAGCCTGATGTGCTAATTGCTGATCCAACATAGCCGCTTCTGCTGCAGCCTTTGCTTGTAAAGTGAAGGGCGGTGTACCCAATGCAACAACACCCGGCATAGCCAGTGTTGCTTTACCAAATCCTTTCAGTTCCTGCAGCACGCCCGGCACTTCTGTACACAATTGTCTTTGTGGTTCACCATAAGCAGCAAAGACCACTTTACTACCACTATTCAAACCTGTACCGGAATAATCCAAGGTATCAATCGTGGTATTGGTATAAAAGTGTACATCACGCTGCCAGTTGATACGCTCCAATACAAACTGCATGTACGCTCGGATATCATGCGTATGCAACTGCTGCGTATCATCTGCCGTGATGAATAAGAATTTCGCCAGACTTAACTGTCCTGTTCCCAAAATATGGTTAGCAATCGTGAGCAGTTCTGCCGGCTGCTTGGTAGGCATATACGGTGTGTAGCGTTCACTACCTATTGCTAATAACAAAGGATGCACACCGGCGGCATCTACTGCATGTACTTCTTTTACACCCGGTATTTCTTGTGGAATAGCATCGCCTGTTAATTCATGAATCAAGGCACCAAAGCTGGTATCCTCTTGTGGCGGTCTGCCCACTACTGTAAATGGCCAAATGGCATTCTTACGTGCATACACTTTATGTACACGCATCAATGGGAAGGGATGCGTTAAACTATAATAACCGAGGTGATCACCAAACGGACCTTCAGGTTTATTCTCACCGGGGTACACTTCTCCCGTAATCACAAAATCTGCATCCGTGCTGATACAAAAACCGTTGTCGTAGGTATATCGGAATCTTCTACCACCCAATACACCCGCGAAAGTCATTTCGCTAATGCCCTCAGGCAAGGGCATTACTGCAGATAGTGTGTGCGATGGCGGTCCGCCCACAAAACAACTCACTTTCAAAGGGAGTCCGCGTTTATTGGCCTTGGTCTGGTGGATACCAATACCTCTATGCAATTGATAATGCAAACCAATCTCTTTGTCCGTTACATATTCATTACCCGTTAACTGGATACGATACATACCCAGATTGGCTTTCATGATACCGGGTGCATCAATATCTTCCGTATAGACTTGTGGTAAAGTCACAAAAGCACCACCATCCATAGGCCAGTGTTGAATCAAAGGCAAATCGCTGATGCGGATGGCTTCATGCATCACCGGCTTGCTCATCGGATTCTTCAAGGGCAAAGCTTTTGTAGCCGCCAAACCCACGCGCAGATTGTTGAAAGGATGTTTGAGGGCTTGCATGGGATCGCCTTTCAGGCGAATGAGTTGCTGCACCAAATCAAAGGTCTTGCGGAACATGAACCTGCTGCGATCCAGTGTACCAAACAGATTGGATGCTGCTCGGAATCTGCTACCCTTGACGTTTTCAAACAACAATGCCGGGCCACCAGCTTCATACACCCGCAGGTGAATAGCAGCCATTTCCAAATGGGGATCTACTTGCTCTTTGATGCGAACGAGGTGACCGTTTTTCTCCAGATCAATAACACATTCTTCCAGTGAGGCGTAATGCATGTAACTATAACAGGATTGGTGGCTGATTGTTGCTGCACAACAATCGGTACTTTTGACGCATGACAAAGCTAAGTGTTAACATCAATAAAATTGCGACACTCCGTAACAGCCGTGGCGGTCATAATCCTGATGTAGTGAAATCTGCCATTGATGCCCAGCAATTTGGCGCAGATGGTATTACCGTACACCCCCGCCCTGATGAGCGCCATATCCGCTATGCAGATGTTCGCGGCATCAAACCAATTATTACTACTGAATTCAATATTGAGGGCAATTGCCGTGAACAAAAGTTTATTGATCTGGTGCTGGAAACCAAACCCCATCAGGTAACGCTGGTACCCGACGCACTCAACCAACTCACCAGCGATCATGGCTGGGATACCATTACCCACCGCGACTATCTCCGTGAAACCATTGCAATTTTTAAGCAAGCTGGTATTCGCGTCAGCATTTTTGTGGACCCGGTAGTTGAGATGGTGAAAGGTGCTGCAGAAACAGGCACAGATCGCATTGAACTCTATACAGAAAGCTATGCCAAGCAATTTGCCGCAGGCGAAAAAGAAAAAGCCATCGCACCTTATGTGGCTGCCGCAGAGGCTGCGCGTGAATTGGGCCTAGGCTTAAATGCCGGTCATGATCTGGATTTGCAGAACCTCCGCTTTTTCCGTCAACACATTCCTTGGCTGGATGAAGTGAGCATCGGTCATGCACTCATTTGTGATGCACTCTATCTTGGCTTTGAAAACACCATTCAACTGTATAAAAGACAATTGCAGTGATGAAAAAAATCCTGGTACTGCTTTGCTTACCACTATTCAGTTTGGCGCAAGCACCAAAAGCAGTTGGGCCTGTTCCCAATGCTACACAATTGGCATGGCATGAAAAAGAGTTCTATCTCTTTATGCATTTTGGTCCGAATACTTTTACCGGTAAAGAATGGGGCGAAGGCAAGGAAAATCCGGATGAATTCAATCCAGCCAATCTGGATTGTCTGCAATGGGCGCGAGTAGCGAAACAAGCTGGCGCCAAAGGGATCATCATCACTGCCAAGCACCACGATGGATTTTGTTTATGGCCCAGCAAATACAGCAAGCATACGGTTCGCGAAAGCAAATGGAAAAACGGCAAGGGCGATGTGCTGCGCGAATTGGCAGATGCTTGTAGGGAAATTGGGATTGAGATGGGTGTATATATTTCTCCTTGGGATAGAAATCATCCATCATACGGCACGCCAGCCTACAACGATGTGTTCATCAATATGATGAAAGAACTCTTCCAGAATTATGGACCATTCTTTGAATTGTGGTGGGATGGTGCCAATGGCGAGGGACCAAACGGCAAGAAGCAGATCTATGATTTCAATCGCTTTGAAAAAGTGGCGTTTCAATTACAACCGAATCTCATCATCTTCAGTGATATTGGCCCATCCATTCGCTGGTGTGGCAATGAAAACGGTATTATCGGTAATACCAACTGGAACTTACTGGATACTGCCGGCTTCAAACGTGGTGAAGGTGCGCCACCAACAGATACATTGAATAGTGGCAACAGAAACGGACAGCATTGGATGCCTGCAGAAGCAGATGTTTCTATTCGTCCGGGTTGGTTTTACCGACCAGAAGAAGACAGCAAAGTGAAAACAGCTCCACAGTTATTCGATTTATATACCAAGTCTGTTGGCAATGGGGGCAATCTGTTGTTGAATGTACCGCCCGACAGAAACGGGCTCATCCACCCTATTGATTCAGCTGCACTCATGCAGTTCAAACTCATGCGCGACAAAGC is drawn from Chitinophagales bacterium and contains these coding sequences:
- a CDS encoding DUF2911 domain-containing protein; amino-acid sequence: MQKFMTVLLTGVLAFSSLTMCAQTDKSKRPSPPAQATATLASGATITIDYSQPAVKGRTVGKDLEPKQGEVWRTGANEATWIEFSKDVTVEGKAVKAGKYGLFSIWNGNNWTVILNKKWNQWGAYEYKPAEDVLRVDVPVKKGTFSERLTFKANNNGTITLNWADLQFDLNVK
- a CDS encoding DUF2452 domain-containing protein, with the protein product MVQAYNFLASWQLFPEKCNFEKGIAPKSGNYRIESVENGHALSVSMNWVSIENEAFYTQYTVKPDGALHPFENQDMADTIQSEILNASTLLMRFIKEEKAILEVRHEIMPNGYLKVSHQGVKEDGSNFLNTEIYHKQLSVLPYASSVGSVAIRPTKEGMIKHKALTAMEEQTNMQLDQIRQQIELLAKQAQEIRKRKELSLMIYEATLRFKPQIGHTYHLYEKHDGTHMLSLVAPNEWGGAGPFKQFIATVQLLADHTWKEILN
- a CDS encoding DUF1761 domain-containing protein, with the protein product MLEELLGNLNWLHLLVAAIAYFAIGAIWYSPVLFSNAWAKAVGLKMDDPELKKTFPIAMIGSFLMMFITVVALGIIQQKIPAVGVSGALKVGLFFGLCFSSMAVGISYIYQRKPLVLYLIDCGYHVIGCIVSSIIIVLWP
- a CDS encoding YhcH/YjgK/YiaL family protein; this translates as MVVDHLAQVDMYKALHPGIAKALDYLRNTDFTKMALGRYEIDGDKLIAIVNEYATVDAATEQMEAHRKYIDVQYIVSGTEQMGIAAFRTQTISKEYDAEKDYLLVADAPDYFIRVNPGMFTIFFPTDLHMPNLIDKESTTVRKVVMKVAV
- a CDS encoding UbiD family decarboxylase → MHYASLEECVIDLEKNGHLVRIKEQVDPHLEMAAIHLRVYEAGGPALLFENVKGSRFRAASNLFGTLDRSRFMFRKTFDLVQQLIRLKGDPMQALKHPFNNLRVGLAATKALPLKNPMSKPVMHEAIRISDLPLIQHWPMDGGAFVTLPQVYTEDIDAPGIMKANLGMYRIQLTGNEYVTDKEIGLHYQLHRGIGIHQTKANKRGLPLKVSCFVGGPPSHTLSAVMPLPEGISEMTFAGVLGGRRFRYTYDNGFCISTDADFVITGEVYPGENKPEGPFGDHLGYYSLTHPFPLMRVHKVYARKNAIWPFTVVGRPPQEDTSFGALIHELTGDAIPQEIPGVKEVHAVDAAGVHPLLLAIGSERYTPYMPTKQPAELLTIANHILGTGQLSLAKFLFITADDTQQLHTHDIRAYMQFVLERINWQRDVHFYTNTTIDTLDYSGTGLNSGSKVVFAAYGEPQRQLCTEVPGVLQELKGFGKATLAMPGVVALGTPPFTLQAKAAAEAAMLDQQLAHQAEALKGVAMIVLVDDPDFVAAKLNNYLWVTYTRCNPSHDIYGINPFTAHKHWGCDGPLVIDARIKPHHAPPVEKDPAVEKRIDTIFAKGGSLHGVLK
- a CDS encoding pyridoxine 5'-phosphate synthase, which translates into the protein MTKLSVNINKIATLRNSRGGHNPDVVKSAIDAQQFGADGITVHPRPDERHIRYADVRGIKPIITTEFNIEGNCREQKFIDLVLETKPHQVTLVPDALNQLTSDHGWDTITHRDYLRETIAIFKQAGIRVSIFVDPVVEMVKGAAETGTDRIELYTESYAKQFAAGEKEKAIAPYVAAAEAARELGLGLNAGHDLDLQNLRFFRQHIPWLDEVSIGHALICDALYLGFENTIQLYKRQLQ
- a CDS encoding alpha-L-fucosidase, whose amino-acid sequence is MKKILVLLCLPLFSLAQAPKAVGPVPNATQLAWHEKEFYLFMHFGPNTFTGKEWGEGKENPDEFNPANLDCLQWARVAKQAGAKGIIITAKHHDGFCLWPSKYSKHTVRESKWKNGKGDVLRELADACREIGIEMGVYISPWDRNHPSYGTPAYNDVFINMMKELFQNYGPFFELWWDGANGEGPNGKKQIYDFNRFEKVAFQLQPNLIIFSDIGPSIRWCGNENGIIGNTNWNLLDTAGFKRGEGAPPTDTLNSGNRNGQHWMPAEADVSIRPGWFYRPEEDSKVKTAPQLFDLYTKSVGNGGNLLLNVPPDRNGLIHPIDSAALMQFKLMRDKAFANNLLSKASIKDHLNKPVMSLLDGNAQTYWTGNGKNPSLVIQFAETTDINCLVLEEFLNFGQRIGGFVVENWNGKQYETLATATTMGRKKILRFSLIEAKQIRIRFTDLKAAPLVRNISGYRVPF